From Rutidosis leptorrhynchoides isolate AG116_Rl617_1_P2 chromosome 3, CSIRO_AGI_Rlap_v1, whole genome shotgun sequence, a single genomic window includes:
- the LOC139902633 gene encoding uncharacterized protein → MNNIDYDLEDLTQVTSAYDPQQLKILDFLNAEEEEENQQPIPRNPRRYFHRDRAGRATLLWNDYFSDTPTFPEDKFRRRFRMSRRLFNRISAGILNYSHEPIPSYFKYFYQRRDATGLLGFTIYQKITSAIRQLAYGVAPDIFDEYLHIGETTSYRCLENYCKSVIHLFSTEYLRKPNTHDVQRLITKHEQIHNFPGMLGSLDCIHWAWKNCPVSWKGQYTRGDHGHPTIMLEAVASYDLWIWHAYFEPAGSNNDINMLNQSDLFKELLEDRAPPCNYTVNGKHFTKRYYLADGIYPDWATLVKSFKSTVEPKTTKFKRYQESARKDIEQAFGVLQGRFAVIKSPARQFYIEKIQCIMYTCVILHNMITEDNGRAFCGL, encoded by the coding sequence ATGAATAATATCGATTACGATTTAGAAGACCTCACACAAGTAACAAGTGCGTACGATCCGCAACAACTTAAAATTCTTGATTTTTTAAATgccgaagaagaggaagaaaatCAACAACCTATTCCGAGAAATCCAAGAAGATATTTTCATAGAGATCGGGCTGGAAGGGCTACACTCTTGTGGAATGATTACTTTTCCGACACACCAACCTTCCCCGAAGATAAATTTCGAAGAAGGTTTCGAATGAGTCGTCGATTGTTTAACCGTATATCCGCAGGTATACTCAATTATTCTCATGAACCTATTCCttcatactttaaatatttttatcaaaGAAGGGATGCAACCGGTTTACTCGGATTTACCATTTATCAAAAAATCACATCCGCTATACGACAATTAGCATATGGTGTTGCTCCTGATATTTTTGATGAGTATTTGCATATTGGTGAAACAACATCATACCGTTGTTTAGAAAATTATTGCAAAAGTGTTATACATTTATTTTCAACTGAATATTTAAGAAAACCTAATACTCATGATGTTCAACGTTTAATTACAAAACACGAGCAAATACATAATTTTCCGGGCATGCTCGGTAGTCTAGATTGTATACATTGGGCTTGGAAAAATTGTCCAGTTTCTTGGAAAGGTCAATACACACGAGGCGATCATGGTCACCCAACAATAATGTTGGAAGCGGTCGCCTCGTATGATTTGTGGATTTGGCACGCTTACTTTGAACCAGCTGGttcaaataatgatatcaatatgTTAAATCAATCCGATTTATTTAAAGAGTTACTTGAAGATAGAGCTCCACCGTGTAACTATACGGTGAATGGAAAACATTTTACAAAAAGGTATTATTTAGCGGACGGAATTTATCCTGATTGGGCGACCCTTGTGAAATCGTTCAAAAGTACGGTTGAACCAAAAACAACAAAATTCAAAAGGTACCAAGAGTCAGCAAGAAAGGATATCGAACAAGCTTTCGGTGTTCTTCAAGGTCGTTTTGCAGTCATTAAAAGTCCTGCAAGACAATTCTATATCGAGAAGATACAGTGCATTATGTATACGTGCGTGATTTTACACAACATGATCACTGAAGATAATGGTCGAGCATTTTGTGGGTTATAG